The following are encoded together in the Fervidobacterium gondwanense DSM 13020 genome:
- a CDS encoding M20/M25/M40 family metallo-hydrolase, translating into MGNKELNTKELLLKLSSISGPSGYEDEVLKEIEQIMKPYCDESFRTPMGSLVCVKNGTGPSIGFFAHADQIAFVVTKIYEEGFLRLSGVGGWDPKAVVSQKVWVHTKNGKLRGVVGFMPPHLQTTEESKKVPDYDHLFVDVTMNPNWKDISIGDLVTIEAEGFDKNGTLFAPALDNRASCVAIIKAAELLSKMKTDAKVYYIFSTQEEIGGPGARSGAYISEIEYGVVIDVTHGDEDIPGYPKIKMGEGPAIAVGPVTNKKFVEHVKKVAGKYNIKTQIEAIAGRSGTDTDEVQLTRIGVKTALVSIPLRYMHNPYEKLVIKDVEDTAKLLAFTATELAEVQETTDQPKEEKTC; encoded by the coding sequence TTGGGTAATAAAGAACTGAACACAAAAGAACTGCTTTTAAAATTGTCATCTATTTCGGGACCGTCTGGCTATGAGGACGAGGTTCTGAAAGAAATTGAGCAGATAATGAAACCGTACTGTGATGAATCGTTCAGAACGCCCATGGGCAGTCTTGTTTGCGTGAAAAATGGAACTGGACCAAGCATCGGCTTTTTTGCACACGCTGATCAAATTGCGTTTGTTGTCACAAAGATCTACGAAGAAGGTTTTCTAAGACTATCTGGTGTTGGTGGATGGGATCCGAAGGCAGTAGTTAGCCAAAAGGTGTGGGTACACACGAAGAATGGTAAGCTGAGGGGTGTTGTAGGATTCATGCCACCGCATCTGCAAACCACGGAAGAATCAAAGAAAGTCCCAGACTACGATCATCTGTTTGTCGACGTTACGATGAATCCAAATTGGAAAGACATATCGATTGGAGATTTGGTAACGATAGAAGCTGAAGGATTTGATAAAAACGGAACGCTCTTCGCACCAGCACTTGACAACAGGGCAAGTTGCGTAGCTATAATCAAAGCGGCTGAATTACTGAGCAAAATGAAGACAGATGCGAAAGTCTATTACATATTCTCTACACAGGAAGAAATCGGTGGACCTGGGGCAAGGAGTGGCGCTTACATCTCGGAGATAGAATACGGCGTAGTTATCGATGTGACACACGGCGACGAAGACATTCCAGGTTATCCGAAGATTAAGATGGGCGAAGGACCGGCGATTGCAGTTGGACCTGTCACAAACAAGAAATTTGTCGAGCATGTAAAGAAAGTTGCCGGGAAATACAACATAAAGACCCAGATTGAAGCTATTGCAGGCAGGTCAGGAACTGACACCGACGAAGTCCAGCTCACAAGAATTGGAGTCAAAACGGCATTGGTTTCAATCCCTCTGAGATACATGCACAATCCATACGAAAAGCTCGTGATTAAAGATGTAGAAGACACTGCAAAACTCCTTGCATTCACAGCAACGGAGTTAGCGGAAGTTCAGGAAACAACAGACCAGCCAAAGGAGGAGAAAACATGCTGA